A stretch of DNA from Halorubrum sp. BOL3-1:
CGGCGCGATCGCGGTGCCGATCTTCTCCGGGTTCGGGCGCGAGGCGACCGCGACCCGGATCGAGGACGGGAAACCGTCCGTGCTGTTCACGGGCGACGGGTTCTACCGGCGGGGCGACGAGGTGCGGCTGAAGGCGACGGCCGACGACGCCGTCGACGACGCCGGCCACGTCGAGGAGGTGGTCGTGTACGACCGGCTCGGCGCGACGCCGGCCGGAAGCGACGCCGACGATCCGAACGCCGCCGACGCCGGCGACGGGAGCGACGTCGACCCAGTCCCGTGGGACGACGACCGCGACCGCACCTGGAAAGACGCGGTCGGCTCGCGGCCCTCGACGTACGACACCAAGCGCCTCCCGAGCGACCAGGAGTCGATGCTGCTGTACTCGTCCGGGACCACGGGCGAGCCGAAGGGTATCGTCCACACCCACGCGGGCGTCCTCACGCAGTGCGCCAAGGAGATCCACTTCGGTTTCGACCAGAAGCAAGCCGACCGGTTCTTCTGGGTGTCCGATATCGGCTGGATGATGGGCCCGTGGACGCTCATCGGCAACCACGCGTTCGGCGGGACGGTGGTGATGTACGAGGGCGCGCCGGACCACCCCGAGCCGGACCGCTTCTGGGAGCTGATCGACCGACACGGGATCACCCAGTTCGGCATCTCTCCGACCGCGATCCGCGCGCTCCGCAAGCACGGGGACGAGTGGGTCGAGGGTCACGACCTCTCCTCGCTCAGAATCTTGGGTTCGACCGGCGAGCCGTGGGACCCCGAGTCGTGGCGCTGGTTCTACGACGCGGTCGGCGGGGGCGACTGCCCGATAATCAACATCTCCGGCGGGACGGAGATCTGCGGCTGCTTCCTCATGCCGATGCCGAACCGGCCGCTGAAGCCCTGTACGCTCGGCGGTCCGGGACTGGGAATGGACATCGACATCGTCGACGAGACGGGCGAGTCGGTCCGGGAGTCCGGCGAGCGCGGCTACCTCGTCGCGCGCGACTCCTGCCCATCGATGACGAAGTCGCTGTGGTCGGGCGACGAACGCTACCTGGAGGAGTACTGGTCGACCTGGCCGGACCTCTGGGACCACGGCGACTTCGCACAGCAGGACGAGGACGGCTTCTGGTTCCTCCACGGCCGCGCCGACGACGCCCTCAACGTCGCGGGTCGGAAGGTCGGCCCGGCCGAGATCGAGGGCGTCCTCATCGACCACGACGCCGTCAACCAGGCCGCGGCGGTCGGCGTCCCGGACGACACGACGGGGACCGCAGTCGTCACGTACATGGTCCTCGAACCGGACGCGGAGCCGAGCGACGACCTCCGCGAGGAGCTGCGGACCGTGGTCGGTGACGAGCACGGCAAGCCGTTCCGGCCGCGCGAGCTGCTGTTCGTCGACGCCTTTCCGAAGACGCAGTCGGGGAAGATCATCCGACGCGCGATCGAGTCCGTCTACAACGGCGAGGACCCGGGCGACCTCTCCTCGATGGAGAACCCGGACGCGCTCGACGCGCTCCGCGACGCGGCCTGAGCGCGGGGGTCCGGTCGGACCGAGTTCGCCTCAGGCGGTCGCGTCCGCCACCGCCTCGTCGAGCGCGTCGTAGTCCGGCTCCTGTCTGGCGTCGTCCGCGAGCCAGCGGTACGTCACCGTCCCGTCCGCGTCGATCACGAACACGGCTCGCTGCGCCACCGTCTCGACGCCGTAGCCTTCGAACTCCTCGACCGCGTCGTACGCCTCGATCGCGTTGTGGTCCGGGTCGCCCACGAGCGCGAACGGGAGGTCGTACTGGGCGCGGTACGCGACGAGCGCGTGCGGGAGGTCGGTGCTCACGCCGAACAGGGTACAGTTGTCGCGGTCGAACCCGTCGCGGAGCGCCTCCATCTCGCCGGTACAGGTGTTCGAGAATGCGGCGGGGAAGAAGGCGAGCACGACCGGCTCGTCACCGAGGTGGTCCCCGAGGTCGAACGGCGCGATGTCGTCGTCCGCGATCGATCCGGAGAACCCGGGGGCGTCGTCACCGACGTTTGGCATACGTAGCTGTCGTCGGCCGGCTGTATGACCGTTTCGGCGGCGCTCCGGCAGAGGCAAAAAGACTATAGTCGCCACAGGGCTACTGCGGAACAGAGATGGTAAGTGTGATTCCACTGTTCGGCGGTCTTCCGGTGGGGCCGGAGCTCCTCATCATCCTGCTCGTGCTGGTCCTGCTGTTCGGGGCGAACAAGATCCCGAAGCTCGCTCGGTCGACGGGACAAGCGATGGGCGAGTTCAAGAAGGGCCGCGAGGAGATCGAAGATGAACTGAAAGAGATGAACGACGACGAGACAGAGTCAACGCTCGACGACGAGGACGACGAGTTCGACGACCTCGAAAGCGAGACCGAAAAGGAAACCAGCGCGTAAGCCCGTCCCCGACGCCGACAGAGCACCCTTATAGCGTTTTCTTCACCCGTTCTGGGCGCGTGGCCTAGCGGACAGGGCGAGAGGTTCCTAACCTCTCGATCGCGGGTTCGAATCCCGTCGCGCCCGTTCTCTCGCTTCGCTCGCAGGCAGCGGGCGCGACCGGCTCCACGCTCGCTCACTTCGTTCGCTCGCGGGGATCCCGCCGTGCCCGCTGCCTGCGAACGAAGCGAGCGGTAGCGGTTCCCCTACGCGTCCCCGTCCAGTCGCCGGAACGAGTGCGACGCGAGCGCGACCGATCCGACCGCGATCGCGAGCGTCGCGGACGCCAGTCCGGGACCCGGCTCGTACAACAGCGGCGGGTGGTAGCCGATCCAGTAGTCGACGACGACGTTCGCGACGCCGAGCGCCAGGGCCGTCGCGAGCGCGCCGCGGGTCGTCCGGCCGAACACCGGGAACAGCAGCGCCAAGCCGACGAAAAGTAAGTGCGTCCCGATCACGCCCCAGTAGTAGATCCAGGCGTCGGGGGCGGCGACGTACTCACCGAACGCGAGGTTGAGAGAGACCAGCGGCCAGACGCCGAACTGGACCAGCCAGACGAACGCGACCGTCTGGAGGTACGTCGACGCTCGCGAGACCGGGACGTCGATCACGCGATCGCCGCGACGCACCGCCGGAACGAGCCGTAAAAGAACGCTCCCGCCGAGCGCGACCGCGACCGCCGAGTCCGCGTACAGCGGCCAGAGGAGGGCCGGAACCTCGTCCGCGGTCGGCACGTAGTACCAGGTTCCCACCGCGAGCATGGACGCGGTGAGCGCACAGACGACGGCGAGGCTCCGCGGCGTCCCGAGCAGCTCCTCCGCGATCGCCGCGCGGACCCGCCGCCTGACCGCAGGCCGCCGGAGCCGTCGGAGTCGCGAGAATCGTTCGGAGCGTGACACGCCCGACGGTCGGTGCGCGAGTGACTAAAACCCGCCCGTCAGCGGTCGATTATCAATCTCGGTGTTTTGCCAGACACCTTTTTCAACGGAAACGGCGTTCCCGTAGCTATGAGCGACGAGGACGCCGAGCGTTCCGCCTCGCGGACCGGCCCGGAAGGCGATGGCTCGGCGTCCGACGCGTCCTCACGCGAGGAGAGCGGCCCGGACGCGGACACGGCGGCAGCGGACCCGCCGGATACCGACACGCCGACCGAGACGGCCGTCGACGCGGAGCCGTCGAGCGCGACAGAATCCTCCGGCCCGGCCGGCGACGCGTTTGAGCCGCCCGAGTTCGGCGGGGGCGACGGATCGGGCGCCGGCCCTCCGGTCGTCACCGACCGCTACACCTGGCGGCCCCTGCTCGCGGATCGGGGGCACGGAGACGCCGCGGAGTTGGTGTACGCCGACGTCCCGGACGCGCCGGCGGTCCCGGCCGACGCCGTCGCACTCCACCTCCCGACCGGCGTCGACGAGGTGATCCGGGCTGCCGGCGTCGACGAGCCTTTCGAGGCCGACGGCGAAACCGCCGTTTCCGGCCACGATACTCCCGATCGCGGCACGCTCGTGGTCGGTCCGGACGCCGTCCTGCTCGACGGTTCGGCCGTCGTGCCGACGGGCGAGCGCATCGCGGTGCCGCCGGAGCGCGCGAGCGACGCCGAGGAGACGGAAGGCGGCGGCGACGCGGACGCAACCGCCGAGGACGACGAGACCGAGGACGGCGATGAGAGCGAGGACGAGCCGAGACCGGCGGTCGAGGACGAGGAAGACGAGGGCGAGGCGGTCGAAAGCGGCGATTCCGACGAGAGCGCCGACTCCGACGACGAGGCGGAACCGGACCGCGACGGCGACGACGCCGCCGAGGAACCGTCTTCAACTCCCGATCCCAGACCGGACACCGTCTTCGACGACCCCGTCGTCCGTCGCGGCGGCGTCTCCGGAATCGTCGTCGCGCGCGCCGACGGTGTCGAGCCGGTGCCGTCGCGCGCGCCGACGCCGGAGGAGTGGGACCGAGCCGACGTCGATCCGGCGGACCTCCTCGGATTCGATCCGACCGAGACTGAGTACCGATTTTGCGCGGCCGCGGCGGTCGGAGACGTCCTCTGGGACCTGTGTGCGGCCCGGTACGACCCCTACTCGGTCCCGGTGTTGAAGGGGTACTACACGTGGGATGACTACCGCGACGAGTACTTCCTCGACGAGGAGGGGAACCCGCCGACGGTCGAGAACGAGGATGGAAAAGAGGAGCCGCTCTCGTTCACCCACGAGTACAAGACCGAGGCGCTCGGCTTCGACCCGGACCGCACCGAAGGACTGCTCGACGCGGGGGAAAGCGCCGCGGCCGACCTCGCGGAGCTCGTCGACGAGCGGACCGTCGACGTCAATCCCGAGGTCGACGAGGACGCGTTCTTTTCGACCGCGGAAGGTCACACCACGCTGACGAACCGGTACGACCTGGAGAAGGCGGTGCCGATGGCGAAAAAGACGCACTTCCGCGAGGAGGAGCGCTACTGGGTGAACAAGCCGTACGCGTTCGTCATCGTCTTCCGGTCGACGAAGGAGAACGAGGTGAAGTACTACGCGGTCCAGCCGTACCGGACGGAGATCGAGGCGGACCTCACGGAGTTCCTCACCGGCAAGCTCCGGACGTCGATCAAGTACGCCGACGAGTCGATCGCGGGCGGCGACGAGGCGTTTCGCGAGGAGGTGATAGTCGAGGAGACGCACTCGCTTTTAGACCGCTACGGAATCTACGAGGACGACGGCGACGAGCGCGGGATCGCGGACGCGCTGCTCGACCGGTTCGATGTCGACCCGAGCGAGGGAATCGCCCGACGGATCGCGGAGTCGCTGGGGTACGAGCCGGCCGTCGAGTCGCCCTCGGACCCGCCGAAGATTAGCGCCCGCCCCGAGCCGGCCGTCCTCGCGGAGGACGCCGAGACGCTCTCGGAACACCAGGTCGAGAAGCTGCTGTACTACCTCAAACGCGACTTCATCGGCTACGAGCGGATCGACCCGATCAAGTACGACATCAACGTCGAGGACATCTCCTGTGACGGGTACAGCTCCCCCGTCTTCGTCTACCACTCGGAGTACGAGCAGATAATCACGAACATCCACCACGGCACCGACGAGCTGGACGACTTCGTCGTGAAGCTCGCCCAGCGCTCCGGGAAGGGCATCTCGAAGCGCAGGCCGCAGGTGGACGCCACCCTCCCGGACGGCTCTCGCGCCCAGCTCACGCTCGGCCGCGAGGTCTCCGACCACGGGACCAACTACACGATCCGCCAGTTCAACGACGTCCCGTTCACGCCGATCGACCTGATCAACTGGAAGACGTTCTCGCTCGACGAGATGGCGTTCCTCTGGCTCTCGATCGAGAACCACAAGAGCCTGATCTTCGCGGGCGGCACCGCCTCCGGGAAGACGACGAGCCTGAACGCGGTCTCCCTCTTTATCCCCTCGAACGCGAAAATCGTCTCCATCGAGGACACCCGCGAGGTGGAGCTTCCCCAGCGCAACTGGATCGCCTCGGTCACCCGCCCCTCCTTCTCCGACGACGACAAGGGCGACATCGACGAGTTCGACTTACTGGAGGCCGCGCTCCGCCAGCGCCCGGACTACATCGTGATGGGGGAGATCCGCGGCGAGGAGGGGCGGACCGCCTTCCAGGTGATGTCGACCGGCCACACCACCTACACTACGTTCCACGCCG
This window harbors:
- a CDS encoding AMP-binding protein, which encodes MEEYEGIDEVVHEPTESFAESTNVAAFMREYGIDDYDELIRRTTSEVPGEPESGVDWFWDEIVDYLDLEFHTEYDAVRDSAERNSAGNRTQSGDDADGPQFSDWYPGGEVNVAHNVVDRHAAVDSPNRNRVALIWEGEPGDVREITFHELRRQSDRVANYLTEAGIETGDTVGLYMPMVPEVVSILYGCLKVGAIAVPIFSGFGREATATRIEDGKPSVLFTGDGFYRRGDEVRLKATADDAVDDAGHVEEVVVYDRLGATPAGSDADDPNAADAGDGSDVDPVPWDDDRDRTWKDAVGSRPSTYDTKRLPSDQESMLLYSSGTTGEPKGIVHTHAGVLTQCAKEIHFGFDQKQADRFFWVSDIGWMMGPWTLIGNHAFGGTVVMYEGAPDHPEPDRFWELIDRHGITQFGISPTAIRALRKHGDEWVEGHDLSSLRILGSTGEPWDPESWRWFYDAVGGGDCPIINISGGTEICGCFLMPMPNRPLKPCTLGGPGLGMDIDIVDETGESVRESGERGYLVARDSCPSMTKSLWSGDERYLEEYWSTWPDLWDHGDFAQQDEDGFWFLHGRADDALNVAGRKVGPAEIEGVLIDHDAVNQAAAVGVPDDTTGTAVVTYMVLEPDAEPSDDLREELRTVVGDEHGKPFRPRELLFVDAFPKTQSGKIIRRAIESVYNGEDPGDLSSMENPDALDALRDAA
- a CDS encoding redoxin domain-containing protein; its protein translation is MPNVGDDAPGFSGSIADDDIAPFDLGDHLGDEPVVLAFFPAAFSNTCTGEMEALRDGFDRDNCTLFGVSTDLPHALVAYRAQYDLPFALVGDPDHNAIEAYDAVEEFEGYGVETVAQRAVFVIDADGTVTYRWLADDARQEPDYDALDEAVADATA
- a CDS encoding twin-arginine translocase TatA/TatE family subunit, with the translated sequence MVSVIPLFGGLPVGPELLIILLVLVLLFGANKIPKLARSTGQAMGEFKKGREEIEDELKEMNDDETESTLDDEDDEFDDLESETEKETSA
- a CDS encoding DUF1405 domain-containing protein; amino-acid sequence: MSRSERFSRLRRLRRPAVRRRVRAAIAEELLGTPRSLAVVCALTASMLAVGTWYYVPTADEVPALLWPLYADSAVAVALGGSVLLRLVPAVRRGDRVIDVPVSRASTYLQTVAFVWLVQFGVWPLVSLNLAFGEYVAAPDAWIYYWGVIGTHLLFVGLALLFPVFGRTTRGALATALALGVANVVVDYWIGYHPPLLYEPGPGLASATLAIAVGSVALASHSFRRLDGDA
- a CDS encoding type II/IV secretion system ATPase subunit, with the translated sequence MSDEDAERSASRTGPEGDGSASDASSREESGPDADTAAADPPDTDTPTETAVDAEPSSATESSGPAGDAFEPPEFGGGDGSGAGPPVVTDRYTWRPLLADRGHGDAAELVYADVPDAPAVPADAVALHLPTGVDEVIRAAGVDEPFEADGETAVSGHDTPDRGTLVVGPDAVLLDGSAVVPTGERIAVPPERASDAEETEGGGDADATAEDDETEDGDESEDEPRPAVEDEEDEGEAVESGDSDESADSDDEAEPDRDGDDAAEEPSSTPDPRPDTVFDDPVVRRGGVSGIVVARADGVEPVPSRAPTPEEWDRADVDPADLLGFDPTETEYRFCAAAAVGDVLWDLCAARYDPYSVPVLKGYYTWDDYRDEYFLDEEGNPPTVENEDGKEEPLSFTHEYKTEALGFDPDRTEGLLDAGESAAADLAELVDERTVDVNPEVDEDAFFSTAEGHTTLTNRYDLEKAVPMAKKTHFREEERYWVNKPYAFVIVFRSTKENEVKYYAVQPYRTEIEADLTEFLTGKLRTSIKYADESIAGGDEAFREEVIVEETHSLLDRYGIYEDDGDERGIADALLDRFDVDPSEGIARRIAESLGYEPAVESPSDPPKISARPEPAVLAEDAETLSEHQVEKLLYYLKRDFIGYERIDPIKYDINVEDISCDGYSSPVFVYHSEYEQIITNIHHGTDELDDFVVKLAQRSGKGISKRRPQVDATLPDGSRAQLTLGREVSDHGTNYTIRQFNDVPFTPIDLINWKTFSLDEMAFLWLSIENHKSLIFAGGTASGKTTSLNAVSLFIPSNAKIVSIEDTREVELPQRNWIASVTRPSFSDDDKGDIDEFDLLEAALRQRPDYIVMGEIRGEEGRTAFQVMSTGHTTYTTFHADSVGEVLKRFTTDPINVSKTMFTALDLVSIQTSTRVQGKKVRRNKSITEINHYDAENDEINVQDVFQWQAETDEFLQMGDSNTLEDIMFDRGWTRERLDGELRKRRVVLAYLIDRGLNTYAQVAATFQAFINDPETVLALMANDELERSLEDLREMESVLINVDRDKEALVPRPEPDAEAESEVAAILDSAEDLFETYRGEVPDSVADALLEMNHARDVEARPTRDREALDGTAREADATDADATDPPAPPETTASDPDATPSDSSDAPASDSAPDAPSPDPSVSSPSTPARDDFGGTAEPDATAAGDGSGDPGDIDFEEPFDGGVDVLSSPVGPPEPGAVPDVSEGFDAADPVGSGGPDGTAVDESDESDEEKAPSGDDTESADAESGDDIDDWGFGDVEPAEDG